A window of the Hordeum vulgare subsp. vulgare chromosome 5H, MorexV3_pseudomolecules_assembly, whole genome shotgun sequence genome harbors these coding sequences:
- the LOC123452091 gene encoding uncharacterized protein YtfP isoform X3, protein MPPQWPWLQPAAAAAAARRATPFVLRGRRRSSSSACASAPSGHAREQEDEQSLVVVGGGAAGVYASIRAKTLAPHLNVVVVEKGKFLSKVKISGGGRCNVTNGHHLEPSGLARNYPRGHKELRGSFFRSHGPQDTMHWFSDHGVELKTEDDGRVFPVTDNSASVVDCLLNEARRLGVSLQAGKSVSGASVDDNGKFVVEVEKRTIDFVDYISANYVLVATGSSQQGYSFAAHYGHSIIPPVPSLFTFKIADKRLADLSGVTFTRVKAKLMLDGIQKSAPELTQTGPMLVTHWGLSGPVVLRLSAWGARELYQDKYQAKLMVDFIPDIHIEDVKRILFQHKDKNAKSKVNNSFPKEFGLVKRFWGFLLEQESLDGDMHWATVPKNHLNAIALRLKQWMFEVVGKGQFKDEFVTAGGVPLSEISLSTMESKKQPNLFFAGEVLNVDGVTGGFNFQNAWTGGYIAGTSIGTLASTSILKEEQACLQLRAS, encoded by the exons CACCCCCTTCGTCCTGCGCGGGAGacgccgctcctcctcctccgcctgcgCCTCGGCGCCCTCCGGCCACGCCCGCGAGCAG GAGGACGAGCAGTCGCTGGTGGTGGTGGGCGGAGGCGCCGCAGGGGTGTACGCGTCCATAAGGGCCAAGACCCTGGCTCCCCACCTCAACGTGGTGGTCGTCGAGAAAGGCAAGTTCTTGTCCAAG GTCAAGATCTCCGGCGGCGGGCGGTGCAACGTCACCAACGGGCACCATCTCGAGCCGTCG GGGCTGGCGAGAAATTATCCTAGGGGGCACAAGGAACTCCGGGGATCCTTCTTTCGCAGTCATGGGCCACAGGATACCATGCACTGGTTCTCAGATCATGGTGTGGAGCTTAAG ACCGAAGATGACGGTAGAGTCTTTCCTGTCACTGACAACTCTGCATCGGTAGTAGACTGCCTGCTGAACGAGGCGAGAAGACTGGGAG TTTCCCTGCAGGCTGGTAAATCGGTGTCCGGTGCATCCGTCGATGACAACGGGAAGTTTGTTGTGGAAGTTGAGAAGCGTACCATTGATTTTGTCGATTACATCAGCGCTAATTATGTCTTGGTTGCTACAGGGAGCAGCCAGCAG GGCTACTCATTTGCTGCACATTATGGTCACTCTATTATTCCGCCGGTGCCAAGCTTATTCACATTTAAAATTGCAGACAAGCGACTGGCTGATCTCTCCGGG GTTACGTTCACAAGAGTCAAAGCAAAATTGATGCTAGATGGCATTCAGAAAAGCGCTCCTGAATTAACTCAG ACTGGACCTATGTTGGTTACACACTGGGGGCTTAGTGGCCCTGTTGTTCTTCGATTATCTGCATGGGGAGCACGTGAACTTTATCAGGACAAGTACCAAG CAAAGCTCATGGTTGACTTCATACCTGACATTCACATTGAGGACGTGAAGCGCATCCTTTTCCAGCACAAAGACAAAAATGCG AAGAGCAAAGTAAATAACTCCTTTCCCAAGGAGTTTGGTCTGGTGAAGAGGTTTTGGGGATTCCTTCTAGAACAGGAG AGTTTAGATGGTGATATGCACTGGGCTACCGTACCGAAAAATCATCTAAATGCAATAGCCCTTCGTTTAAAACAGTGGATGTTTGAGGTTGTTGGGAAG GGTCAATTCAAAGATGAATTCGTGACAGCTGGAGGTGTTCCACTTTCAGAG ATATCGCTTAGCACTATGGAAAGCAAGAAGCAGCCCAATCTGTTCTTTGCCGGAGAG GTTCTTAACGTCGACGGGGTCACCGGCGGATTCAACTTTCAG AATGCATGGACTGGTGGGTACATAGCTGGGACAAGCATAGGCACATTGGCATCAACCAGCATCCTCAAAGAAGAGCAGGCTTGTTTGCAACTGCGAGCATCTTAA
- the LOC123452091 gene encoding uncharacterized protein YtfP isoform X1 has translation MPPQWPWLQPAAAAAAARRATPFVLRGRRRSSSSACASAPSGHAREQEDEQSLVVVGGGAAGVYASIRAKTLAPHLNVVVVEKGKFLSKVKISGGGRCNVTNGHHLEPSSVSQLVLSQGLARNYPRGHKELRGSFFRSHGPQDTMHWFSDHGVELKTEDDGRVFPVTDNSASVVDCLLNEARRLGVSLQAGKSVSGASVDDNGKFVVEVEKRTIDFVDYISANYVLVATGSSQQGYSFAAHYGHSIIPPVPSLFTFKIADKRLADLSGVTFTRVKAKLMLDGIQKSAPELTQTGPMLVTHWGLSGPVVLRLSAWGARELYQDKYQAKLMVDFIPDIHIEDVKRILFQHKDKNAKSKVNNSFPKEFGLVKRFWGFLLEQESLDGDMHWATVPKNHLNAIALRLKQWMFEVVGKGQFKDEFVTAGGVPLSEISLSTMESKKQPNLFFAGEVLNVDGVTGGFNFQNAWTGGYIAGTSIGTLASTSILKEEQACLQLRAS, from the exons CACCCCCTTCGTCCTGCGCGGGAGacgccgctcctcctcctccgcctgcgCCTCGGCGCCCTCCGGCCACGCCCGCGAGCAG GAGGACGAGCAGTCGCTGGTGGTGGTGGGCGGAGGCGCCGCAGGGGTGTACGCGTCCATAAGGGCCAAGACCCTGGCTCCCCACCTCAACGTGGTGGTCGTCGAGAAAGGCAAGTTCTTGTCCAAG GTCAAGATCTCCGGCGGCGGGCGGTGCAACGTCACCAACGGGCACCATCTCGAGCCGTCG TCAGTCAGTCAGTTAGTTCTTTCGCAGGGGCTGGCGAGAAATTATCCTAGGGGGCACAAGGAACTCCGGGGATCCTTCTTTCGCAGTCATGGGCCACAGGATACCATGCACTGGTTCTCAGATCATGGTGTGGAGCTTAAG ACCGAAGATGACGGTAGAGTCTTTCCTGTCACTGACAACTCTGCATCGGTAGTAGACTGCCTGCTGAACGAGGCGAGAAGACTGGGAG TTTCCCTGCAGGCTGGTAAATCGGTGTCCGGTGCATCCGTCGATGACAACGGGAAGTTTGTTGTGGAAGTTGAGAAGCGTACCATTGATTTTGTCGATTACATCAGCGCTAATTATGTCTTGGTTGCTACAGGGAGCAGCCAGCAG GGCTACTCATTTGCTGCACATTATGGTCACTCTATTATTCCGCCGGTGCCAAGCTTATTCACATTTAAAATTGCAGACAAGCGACTGGCTGATCTCTCCGGG GTTACGTTCACAAGAGTCAAAGCAAAATTGATGCTAGATGGCATTCAGAAAAGCGCTCCTGAATTAACTCAG ACTGGACCTATGTTGGTTACACACTGGGGGCTTAGTGGCCCTGTTGTTCTTCGATTATCTGCATGGGGAGCACGTGAACTTTATCAGGACAAGTACCAAG CAAAGCTCATGGTTGACTTCATACCTGACATTCACATTGAGGACGTGAAGCGCATCCTTTTCCAGCACAAAGACAAAAATGCG AAGAGCAAAGTAAATAACTCCTTTCCCAAGGAGTTTGGTCTGGTGAAGAGGTTTTGGGGATTCCTTCTAGAACAGGAG AGTTTAGATGGTGATATGCACTGGGCTACCGTACCGAAAAATCATCTAAATGCAATAGCCCTTCGTTTAAAACAGTGGATGTTTGAGGTTGTTGGGAAG GGTCAATTCAAAGATGAATTCGTGACAGCTGGAGGTGTTCCACTTTCAGAG ATATCGCTTAGCACTATGGAAAGCAAGAAGCAGCCCAATCTGTTCTTTGCCGGAGAG GTTCTTAACGTCGACGGGGTCACCGGCGGATTCAACTTTCAG AATGCATGGACTGGTGGGTACATAGCTGGGACAAGCATAGGCACATTGGCATCAACCAGCATCCTCAAAGAAGAGCAGGCTTGTTTGCAACTGCGAGCATCTTAA
- the LOC123452090 gene encoding pentatricopeptide repeat-containing protein At1g18900-like, giving the protein MLRAKQLSTLTQCARSFYLSGSRCGSADGASCTCPDDDACGSKRQTASAIERRSSVKVQPPSAQHVAGGAAGYPTHQAVNVIPSTSSPDKEPASSNRGSHPGNRQVQGNNYVQPSKQAARGISQSGIAGAGVYNELVNLRPSSNNGSSKQAPQAGGANYSNKPLSSGGQPSSNNKANNQHSHAGQNTPCAPSMQNDFGKGGSRPGYHAKPKQNFSGPAAAVSGSPSQVRNQRHPNQGHSNNNGPNSDGRWAGVQTRNFSAPMTAYSGGPSDKPQGPSVGTMKGHGGGPQSNLRSLKSLRAVEQYYHTLQQMKWGPMTEHVLDGLRCKIDAFQANQVLKLLHDHNIALGFFHWLKRQPGFKHDGHTYTTMIGILGQAKQFGTMRKLLDEMSSVNCKPTVVTYNRIIHAYGRANYLREAVKVFEEMEGAGYQPDRVTYCTLIDIHAKSGYLEVAMDLYGRMQEVGLSPDTFTYSAMVNCLGKGGQLAAAYKLFCEMIDNGCTPNLVTYNIIIALQAKARNYDNVVKLYRDMQIAGFRPDKITYSIVMEVLGHCGHLDEAEAVFLEMRRDWAPDEPVYGLLVDLWGKAGNVDKALGWYHAMLQDGLQPNVPTCNSLLSAFLKLNRFQDAYGVLQNMLAQGLVPSLQTYTLLLSCCTDAHAQMGLCCQLMAITGHPAHMFLLYLPDAEPGGENVRDHARYFLDMMHSEDRESKRGIMDAVIDFLHKSGLKEEAGFIWEVAAQRNVYPDSVREKSSSYWLINLHLMSEGTAVTALSRTLAWFHRQMLLMGSCPERIDIVTGWGRRSRVTGSSLVRQSIEKLLHLFQFPLFAARGNTGCFVGCGEPLSQWLHNPYVERMHLL; this is encoded by the coding sequence ATGTTGAGGGCAAAGCAACTCAGCACGCTAACCCAGTGTGCACGGTCCTTCTATCTTAGTGGGTCAAGGTGTGGTAGTGCGGATGGAGCTTCGTGCACGTGCCCTGATGATGACGCTTGTGGTTCAAAGAGGCAGACTGCAAGTGCTATCGAGCGCAGATCTTCTGTGAAGGTTCAGCCTCCGTCTGCGCAGCATGTTGCTGGTGGTGCTGCTGGATACCCAACTCATCAAGCTGTTAATGTCATTCCTTCGACCTCATCTCCAGACAAGGAGCCAGCATCAAGTAACAGAGGTAGCCATCCTGGTAACCGTCAGGTTCAAGGAAATAATTATGTGCAGCCATCTAAGCAGGCCGCCAGGGGCATTTCTCAGTCCGGaatcgcaggagccggcgtgtataaTGAGTTGGTAAATTTGAGGCCCTCCTCGAATAACGGAAGCAGTAAGCAAGCTCCACAGGCTGGTGGTGCCAACTATTCTAACAAGCCATTATCATCTGGTGGCCAGCCTTCTTCTAATAACAAGGCAAATAATCAGCATAGCCATGCTGGGCAAAATACGCCTTGTGCACCTTCCATGCAAAATGATTTTGGGAAGGGGGGCTCAAGACCTGGATACCACGCAAAGCCGAAGCAGAATTTCTCAGGGCCAGCGGCTGCAGTTTCCGGTTCACCGTCACAAGTAAGGAATCAAAGGCACCCTAATCAGGGCCATTCTAATAATAATGGTCCCAATTCAGATGGCAGGTGGGCCGGTGTTCAAACTCGCAACTTCTCAGCTCCAATGACTGCATATAGTGGTGGTCCCTCTGACAAACCTCAGGGCCCTTCAGTAGGAACAATGAAAGGTCATGGCGGAGGACCGCAGTCTAACCTAAGATCACTGAAGTCATTGCGGGCGGTCGAACAGTACTACCATACGCTGCAGCAGATGAAATGGGGTCCCATGACGGAACATGTTCTTGATGGTCTCCGTTGCAAGATCGACGCGTTCCAGGCCAATCAAGTGCTCAAGCTGCTCCACGACCACAATATCGCGCTTGGTTTCTTCCATTGGTTGAAGCGGCAGCCAGGGTTCAAGCATGATGGCCACACCTACACCACCATGATCGGGATCCTCGGACAGGCGAAGCAGTTTGGCACGATGAGAAAGCTTCTCGATGAAATGAGCTCGGTAAACTGCAAGCCAACCGTGGTGACATACAACAGAATAATACACGCTTACGGCCGTGCAAACTATCTGAGGGAGGCTGTCAAGGTCTTCGAGGAGATGGAGGGAGCCGGTTACCAGCCTGACCGCGTCACGTACTGTACGCTGATCGACATCCATGCTAAGTCAGGGTACCTGGAAGTGGCCATGGATCTGTACGGCAGGATGCAGGAGGTCGGCCTCTCGCCCGATACATTCACCTACAGCGCCATGGTCAACTGCCTCGGAAAAGGGGGCCAGCTCGCGGCCGCCTACAAGCTTTTCTGCGAGATGATCGACAACGGGTGCACGCCCAACCTGGTCACCTACAACATAATAATCGCCCTGCAGGCCAAGGCGAGGAACTATGACAATGTCGTCAAGCTCTACAGAGACATGCAGATCGCTGGGTTCCGCCCCGACAAGATAACCTACAGCATCGTCATGGAGGTTCTTGGTCACTGTGGTCACCTGGACGAGGCCGAGGCCGTCTTCCTCGAGATGAGGCGCGACTGGGCTCCCGATGAGCCCGTGTACGGCCTCCTAGTGGACCTCTGGGGCAAGGCCGGGAACGTCGACAAGGCGTTAGGGTGGTACCATGCCATGCTCCAGGACGGTCTGCAGCCCAATGTGCCCACCTGCAACTCCCTCCTCAGCGCCTTCCTCAAGCTCAACAGGTTCCAGGACGCCTACGGCGTGCTCCAGAACATGCTCGCACAGGGCCTCGTCCCGTCTCTCCAGACCTACACCTTGCTGCTCAGCTGCTGCACCGACGCGCACGCGCAGATGGGGTTGTGCTGCCAGCTCATGGCCATCACCGGACACCCGGCCCACATGTTCCTGCTCTACCTGCCCGACGCCGAGCCCGGCGGCGAGAACGTGAGGGACCATGCCAGGTATTTCCTGGACATGATGCACAGCGAGGACAGGGAGAGCAAGCGGGGCATAATGGACGCGGTCATAGACTTCCTCCACAAGTCGGGGCTCAAGGAGGAGGCCGGCTTCATCTGGGAGGTAGCCGCGCAGAGGAACGTCTACCCGGACTCCGTCAGGGAGAAGAGCTCCTCCTACTGGCTCATCAACCTCCACCTCATGTCTGAGGGCACCGCCGTCACCGCCCTCTCCAGGACGCTCGCATGGTTCCACAGGCAGATGCTGCTCATGGGGTCCTGCCCGGAGAGGATCGACATCGTCACCGGCTGGGGGAGGAGGAGCAGGGTCACCGGGTCGTCGCTCGTCCGGCAGTCCATCGAGAAGCTGCTGCATCTCTTCCAGTTCCCGCTCTTCGCCGCGCGCGGCAACACCGGCTGCTTCGTCGGGTGCGGGGAGCCGCTCAGCCAGTGGCTGCACAACCCCTACGTCGAGCGCATGCATCTGCTCTAG
- the LOC123452091 gene encoding uncharacterized protein YtfP isoform X2 — MPPQWPWLQPAAAAAAARRATPFVLRGRRRSSSSACASAPSGHAREQEDEQSLVVVGGGAAGVYASIRAKTLAPHLNVVVVEKGQDLRRRAVQRHQRAPSRAVVSQLVLSQGLARNYPRGHKELRGSFFRSHGPQDTMHWFSDHGVELKTEDDGRVFPVTDNSASVVDCLLNEARRLGVSLQAGKSVSGASVDDNGKFVVEVEKRTIDFVDYISANYVLVATGSSQQGYSFAAHYGHSIIPPVPSLFTFKIADKRLADLSGVTFTRVKAKLMLDGIQKSAPELTQTGPMLVTHWGLSGPVVLRLSAWGARELYQDKYQAKLMVDFIPDIHIEDVKRILFQHKDKNAKSKVNNSFPKEFGLVKRFWGFLLEQESLDGDMHWATVPKNHLNAIALRLKQWMFEVVGKGQFKDEFVTAGGVPLSEISLSTMESKKQPNLFFAGEVLNVDGVTGGFNFQNAWTGGYIAGTSIGTLASTSILKEEQACLQLRAS; from the exons CACCCCCTTCGTCCTGCGCGGGAGacgccgctcctcctcctccgcctgcgCCTCGGCGCCCTCCGGCCACGCCCGCGAGCAG GAGGACGAGCAGTCGCTGGTGGTGGTGGGCGGAGGCGCCGCAGGGGTGTACGCGTCCATAAGGGCCAAGACCCTGGCTCCCCACCTCAACGTGGTGGTCGTCGAGAAAG GTCAAGATCTCCGGCGGCGGGCGGTGCAACGTCACCAACGGGCACCATCTCGAGCCGTCG TCAGTCAGTTAGTTCTTTCGCAGGGGCTGGCGAGAAATTATCCTAGGGGGCACAAGGAACTCCGGGGATCCTTCTTTCGCAGTCATGGGCCACAGGATACCATGCACTGGTTCTCAGATCATGGTGTGGAGCTTAAG ACCGAAGATGACGGTAGAGTCTTTCCTGTCACTGACAACTCTGCATCGGTAGTAGACTGCCTGCTGAACGAGGCGAGAAGACTGGGAG TTTCCCTGCAGGCTGGTAAATCGGTGTCCGGTGCATCCGTCGATGACAACGGGAAGTTTGTTGTGGAAGTTGAGAAGCGTACCATTGATTTTGTCGATTACATCAGCGCTAATTATGTCTTGGTTGCTACAGGGAGCAGCCAGCAG GGCTACTCATTTGCTGCACATTATGGTCACTCTATTATTCCGCCGGTGCCAAGCTTATTCACATTTAAAATTGCAGACAAGCGACTGGCTGATCTCTCCGGG GTTACGTTCACAAGAGTCAAAGCAAAATTGATGCTAGATGGCATTCAGAAAAGCGCTCCTGAATTAACTCAG ACTGGACCTATGTTGGTTACACACTGGGGGCTTAGTGGCCCTGTTGTTCTTCGATTATCTGCATGGGGAGCACGTGAACTTTATCAGGACAAGTACCAAG CAAAGCTCATGGTTGACTTCATACCTGACATTCACATTGAGGACGTGAAGCGCATCCTTTTCCAGCACAAAGACAAAAATGCG AAGAGCAAAGTAAATAACTCCTTTCCCAAGGAGTTTGGTCTGGTGAAGAGGTTTTGGGGATTCCTTCTAGAACAGGAG AGTTTAGATGGTGATATGCACTGGGCTACCGTACCGAAAAATCATCTAAATGCAATAGCCCTTCGTTTAAAACAGTGGATGTTTGAGGTTGTTGGGAAG GGTCAATTCAAAGATGAATTCGTGACAGCTGGAGGTGTTCCACTTTCAGAG ATATCGCTTAGCACTATGGAAAGCAAGAAGCAGCCCAATCTGTTCTTTGCCGGAGAG GTTCTTAACGTCGACGGGGTCACCGGCGGATTCAACTTTCAG AATGCATGGACTGGTGGGTACATAGCTGGGACAAGCATAGGCACATTGGCATCAACCAGCATCCTCAAAGAAGAGCAGGCTTGTTTGCAACTGCGAGCATCTTAA